CTTCAAGCACAGTAAGAGGAAGCCCTTCAAAGTGAGAAGGAAGAATTAAAACATCCAACGCATGCATGACATCTGGGATATCAGAGCGCAATCCCAGAAAAGCAACACAACTATCGAGCGACAACTTGGACGCCTTTTGCTCCATTTCCGATCGTAAAGGCCCGTCTCCAGCTAAAACTAATTTAAATTTAACACCGTCCGCATGAAGTCGCGATGCAACTTCGAGCGCAAAGTCGTGATTCTTTACAGGCGAGAATCTCCCCACATGGCCAATCACCAGCATGTCCTTGCCAGCCCCAAGTTCGTGGCGCAAAAGAGACCGGTCACGTGTTGCCGCTATCCGATACCGTTCAGCATCGATCGCATTTGAGAGCACCTCAAATTGATGTCGTCCATAGGAAAAGACACCGGCATCATGACTGCATGCAAGACGAATTGTGGCGTTGCGAAGAAGCAGCCAGTTTAAAAACGGAAGCAAAATGCGTCTCGACTTCATTTCTAGGTTGCTGGTATGGATATGAGCAATGCGACGATTGATACCCGCCTGATGTGCCGCCCAAAGGGTGAAGCCGTCGTGGTAAGCCCGGTGGGCATGTATCGCCTCATAGGGACCATGCTGAGCAATTACGGCTCGAAGGCTTGACATATATGCGGGCAGCCCTTGTTTTTTCATCAACTTAAAGTAAAAGACTTTTCCTCCACGATTGGTTACCTCAGCGGAGTATTCCCCTTCAATAAATGCGACAAAATCAAACTGCACCCGAGAAGTGTCGAGATTACGATAAATGCTCATCAGCATCGTTGAGATGCCTCCAAATCCCATAGAGGGCACAACTTGCAACACGCGTTTTACCTTATCACTCATTTGCATTTCCTATTCTTCCGACTCACAATACCGTCATCTAACTTCATTCCATAACTAGATAAAAACATTTGGCGCTCGTTCACAATTGTAAATCCCAGCCTTTGGAATGCATCACAAATGGTCACAAATGGGACACGCGGTTTTCCAGCGTCACGCAACACAGCGTCAGCCCACTCTTGAGCATCATTCAGAGACAAAAACTCCACTAATCCGAGTCCCATATCGACGGACTTCGGTATGCCTTGGGCTAAAACACATGGGGTTCCTGCCGCCTGGGCCTCGATTGCGGCCCCCCCTAAACCTTCAAACAGGGATGGCATGGCGTACACATCGAACATCCTATTTAATCGCGCGATGTCATCGCGAACTCCCAGGAAGTTGACAAATTCATCTATACCCGCATTCCTTGAAAGGGACTCTACACGCCGCCGGCGTTCTCCATCACCGACCAGAATCAGTCGCGCATCGACTCCACTCGCGCGTAATTTACCGAGAACTATCAGCAGGAATTCTTGATTTTTCATGAAAGAGAATCGACCGACATGCCCAAGGACAAGTGCGTCCCGCGGGATTGCAAGCTGTTTGCGCATCGCCAGATTATCATCTTCACAAAGGCAGGCATATGGCTCTAGATTGATAGCATTAGGAACAATTGTTACTCTGCCCTGGCGTACTACGCGATTCCCAAACACGAACTTTGCCGCATCTTCACTGATAGCGAGAAGGCTTGTTGCATTGGCACGGATCAATGCACGTCCCAAGGCAACAATCATGCGCTTAATCGGCCGGCGTGACTCAAAAGTTGATGTCGTGCGGGCGTGGGCCACGCGATACTTGACTCCTGCTAAGCGTGCCGCAAGCAGTGCCAAACCGGCATGGTATGAGGTGTGCGCATGCACTGCTCGGAAAGGCCCTTCTCGCCTTAACATTCTTAGGATATCAATAAAATGCACAAGAACTCCCTGTGCTCGAGGATCGCTAATGGTGTATTTTAACCCTCCCATTGATTTAATGGCCTCATCGTAGCTATGTTCCCCAGGCTGATGTACAAGAAAATCGAATTGCAGGCGATTGCGATCGATTTCGCGATAGAGCTCAACAATCCGAGTTTCAGCTCCACCACGGTTAAGACTTGCCAACACGTGAAGTACATGTTCCATTGATTAGCCTTCCAGAGTTTAGCTTACTCTTTTAGTTTTCGGAGTCGGAATGCAGCGCATTCATCTTTATGATTCTTGCAGGCACGCCTACTGCGACAGCGTGTGCGGGAATCGAGTGCAACACCACCGCATTTGCTCCGACTTTAGCATAATCTCCAATCGTCACCGGACCAAGTATCACCGCACCTGCGCCAATAAACACATGTTTACCTATCACAGGAATGCCGTTCAACTCCTCCGATTTGCCATTCCCTCCGATGGTAACATTCTGATATATGACAGTACCCGAACCAATAATAGCTTTCGAATGAATGACAACGCCTAATCCGCTATGGGCAAACTCAACCCCCCTATCGATCTCAGCGGTAAAGGGGAGATCGCACGAGAAAACAATCCGGATACATCGCTTTATGATTTTCGGCAACACAGGAATCTTTGCCAGATATAGGCGTCGTGATAATTGATACCATTTGCAGACTGTACGCATTATGTATTTTCTCCATGTTTGCAGGACAAATTATTTATTTCGAATATTTTGCCGCTTTTTAACCTCGCGATGCCTAATTCAG
The nucleotide sequence above comes from bacterium. Encoded proteins:
- a CDS encoding glycosyltransferase, coding for MEHVLHVLASLNRGGAETRIVELYREIDRNRLQFDFLVHQPGEHSYDEAIKSMGGLKYTISDPRAQGVLVHFIDILRMLRREGPFRAVHAHTSYHAGLALLAARLAGVKYRVAHARTTSTFESRRPIKRMIVALGRALIRANATSLLAISEDAAKFVFGNRVVRQGRVTIVPNAINLEPYACLCEDDNLAMRKQLAIPRDALVLGHVGRFSFMKNQEFLLIVLGKLRASGVDARLILVGDGERRRRVESLSRNAGIDEFVNFLGVRDDIARLNRMFDVYAMPSLFEGLGGAAIEAQAAGTPCVLAQGIPKSVDMGLGLVEFLSLNDAQEWADAVLRDAGKPRVPFVTICDAFQRLGFTIVNERQMFLSSYGMKLDDGIVSRKNRKCK
- a CDS encoding glycosyltransferase, whose amino-acid sequence is MSDKVKRVLQVVPSMGFGGISTMLMSIYRNLDTSRVQFDFVAFIEGEYSAEVTNRGGKVFYFKLMKKQGLPAYMSSLRAVIAQHGPYEAIHAHRAYHDGFTLWAAHQAGINRRIAHIHTSNLEMKSRRILLPFLNWLLLRNATIRLACSHDAGVFSYGRHQFEVLSNAIDAERYRIAATRDRSLLRHELGAGKDMLVIGHVGRFSPVKNHDFALEVASRLHADGVKFKLVLAGDGPLRSEMEQKASKLSLDSCVAFLGLRSDIPDVMHALDVLILPSHFEGLPLTVLEAQAMGTPCLMSVGVPRAADIGIGLAHFMDLKDGAVAWAIKLKEISGNGKRDSIVALQALSGAGYDLQKNIKRLLDLYGIN
- a CDS encoding DapH/DapD/GlmU-related protein, with product MRTVCKWYQLSRRLYLAKIPVLPKIIKRCIRIVFSCDLPFTAEIDRGVEFAHSGLGVVIHSKAIIGSGTVIYQNVTIGGNGKSEELNGIPVIGKHVFIGAGAVILGPVTIGDYAKVGANAVVLHSIPAHAVAVGVPARIIKMNALHSDSEN